Proteins from one Candidatus Methylomirabilota bacterium genomic window:
- a CDS encoding ABC transporter permease has product MRDIKARYKQTALGAAWAILQPLSLMVAFTLVFSRFAQVPSDGVPYPIFSYSGLIFWTFFATAVSQGTAAIVANSNLVRKIYFPRETLLVSILLAAGLDLSIAAAIFAVMLAYYHVAVSWTALWVPVLLVIQTLFALAVICITSAIHVSLRDIGHGIPLLLQLWMFATPIAYPLKVVPASLLPIYMLNPMTPIIDGYRRTILLGQPPDVHGLLIASVVTLAVLTIGYWFFKRAETTFADVI; this is encoded by the coding sequence GTGCGCGACATCAAGGCGCGCTACAAGCAGACCGCCCTCGGGGCGGCCTGGGCGATCCTGCAGCCGCTGTCCCTGATGGTGGCCTTCACCCTGGTGTTCTCCCGCTTCGCCCAGGTTCCCTCCGACGGCGTGCCCTACCCGATCTTTTCGTACTCGGGTCTCATCTTCTGGACCTTCTTCGCCACCGCGGTTTCCCAGGGGACGGCCGCGATCGTCGCCAACAGCAATCTCGTCCGGAAGATCTACTTCCCCCGTGAGACACTGCTCGTGTCGATCTTGCTGGCCGCGGGCCTGGATCTCAGCATCGCGGCCGCCATCTTCGCGGTGATGCTGGCCTACTATCACGTGGCGGTGTCGTGGACCGCGCTCTGGGTGCCGGTCCTCCTGGTGATCCAGACCTTGTTCGCCCTGGCCGTCATCTGCATCACCTCGGCGATCCACGTCAGCCTGCGCGATATCGGGCACGGGATTCCCCTGCTCCTGCAGCTGTGGATGTTCGCCACCCCGATTGCCTATCCCCTGAAGGTCGTGCCGGCGTCCCTGCTGCCGATCTACATGCTGAATCCGATGACGCCGATCATCGATGGCTACCGGCGCACGATCCTGCTCGGGCAGCCGCCCGACGTCCATGGTCTGCTCATTGCCTCGGTCGTGACCCTGGCGGTCCTGACCATCGGATACTGGTTCTTCAAACGAGCGGAAACGACCTTTGCGGACGTCATCTGA
- a CDS encoding ABC transporter ATP-binding protein, whose amino-acid sequence MSEVTVSLDKVSKRYRLNRGWHGSLRSELASGLRRLVRRSDQQREVYWALKDVSFEMERGDVVGFIGPNGAGKSTILKVLSRVTSPTSGSFKTRGRVGALIEIGAGFHPELTGRDNIYLNGSILGMRRREIDEKLDRIISFAEIEQFIDTPIKYYSSGMQVRLGFAVAVHVDPEILLIDEVLAVGDASFQTKCLNKLAELKEQDKTIVLVSHNMANIIQHSKKVLWMQGGRVQAYGEPESVVDQYLKSIREQLTSEEPGEAVSQAMTDADRPIRIDSVTLCDRGGQVRQVFDSSEAACVEIAYTVQRPVPNPVFEVTIQDAYGHFLGGVTTRFDGFKIDTSQDEGRVRLILHPLLFLKGDYTINVHVRDEHIQRYHDYRKRAAILIVEGPSIASREISGHINYPHEWEIL is encoded by the coding sequence ATGTCCGAAGTGACGGTTAGCCTCGACAAAGTCTCCAAACGGTACCGGCTCAACCGGGGCTGGCACGGGTCTCTTCGCAGCGAGCTCGCGTCCGGCCTCCGGCGCCTCGTGCGGCGGTCCGACCAGCAGCGGGAGGTGTACTGGGCTCTCAAGGACGTGTCCTTCGAGATGGAGCGGGGGGACGTCGTCGGCTTCATCGGGCCAAATGGGGCCGGCAAGAGCACGATCCTCAAGGTGCTGTCCCGGGTCACCTCGCCGACGTCGGGCTCCTTCAAGACCCGCGGCCGGGTCGGCGCCCTGATCGAGATCGGGGCCGGATTCCATCCGGAGCTGACCGGTCGCGACAACATCTACCTCAACGGGTCGATCCTCGGAATGCGGCGCCGGGAGATCGACGAGAAGCTCGACCGGATCATCTCCTTCGCCGAGATCGAGCAGTTTATCGACACCCCGATCAAGTACTACTCGTCCGGCATGCAGGTGAGGCTGGGCTTCGCGGTGGCGGTGCACGTGGACCCGGAGATTCTCCTGATCGATGAGGTCCTGGCGGTGGGCGACGCCTCCTTCCAGACAAAGTGCCTCAACAAGCTCGCGGAGCTGAAGGAGCAGGACAAGACCATCGTCCTCGTGTCCCACAACATGGCCAACATCATCCAGCATTCCAAGAAGGTCCTGTGGATGCAGGGTGGGCGCGTGCAGGCCTACGGTGAGCCCGAGAGCGTCGTCGACCAGTACCTGAAGTCGATCCGCGAGCAGCTGACCTCGGAGGAGCCGGGCGAGGCGGTCTCACAGGCGATGACCGACGCGGACCGCCCGATCCGGATCGACAGCGTAACCCTCTGCGATCGGGGTGGGCAGGTCCGTCAGGTATTCGACAGCAGCGAGGCCGCGTGCGTCGAGATCGCCTACACCGTCCAGCGACCCGTGCCGAATCCGGTGTTCGAGGTCACCATTCAGGACGCCTACGGGCATTTTCTCGGCGGCGTGACCACTCGCTTCGACGGCTTCAAGATCGACACGAGCCAGGACGAAGGGCGAGTCCGGCTCATCCTCCACCCGCTCTTGTTCCTCAAGGGCGACTACACGATCAACGTGCACGTGCGGGACGAGCACATCCAGCGGTACCACGACTACCGCAAGCGGGCGGCCATCCTGATCGTGGAGGGACCGAGCATCGCCTCCCGCGAGATCAGCGGTCACATCAACTATCCGCACGAGTGGGAGATTCTTTGA
- a CDS encoding glycosyltransferase family 4 protein, translating into MSRTHGSEGAGARKVLLIENSIGLSGSTMSLCTLLAELDRNRYAPRVVLSLANQQEYLAQAVGPSVPTAVLPWRNSLKSTPWMRSLLGRVASYPRLPRRIVTAGVAALDVPAVILPYVRRLYRIARQWNIELIHHNNGLDVRAVLLARWLGVPLIAYQRGTEWNSPTVRYISRFVDAYVANSTATKGVLLGLGVPSERIEVIYPPIDVERFHPTVDAARQRREFGLVPDDLTFGIPGTLLKWKGHDVFLKAAKLVLEAVPRAKAFVIGEVPDGSTEYRDELVGLARDLGIGARTVFTGFRRDIPELIQLLDVVVHASVKPEPFGRVIAEGMAMGKPVVAAMNGGPLEIIQEGRTGFLVPPGDPEKLAHRIIELLTDRARAEALGRRARQDAAARFSPGSHARLVEQVYENVLMAHRHRDRPVRERATWHAGKRS; encoded by the coding sequence GTGTCTCGGACCCACGGCTCCGAGGGCGCCGGCGCCCGAAAGGTGCTGCTCATCGAGAACAGCATCGGGCTGTCCGGCTCCACCATGAGCCTCTGCACGCTGCTGGCCGAGCTCGACCGCAACCGGTATGCCCCCCGGGTGGTGCTGTCGCTCGCGAACCAGCAGGAGTATCTCGCTCAGGCCGTCGGTCCCTCGGTTCCCACCGCGGTCTTGCCCTGGCGGAATAGTCTCAAGTCGACGCCGTGGATGCGGTCGCTGCTCGGGCGCGTCGCCAGCTACCCGCGTCTTCCCCGCCGGATCGTGACGGCGGGCGTCGCCGCGCTCGACGTGCCCGCGGTCATCTTGCCGTACGTGCGTCGGCTCTACCGCATCGCCCGCCAGTGGAACATCGAGCTGATCCACCACAACAACGGCCTAGACGTGCGAGCGGTGCTGCTGGCCCGGTGGCTCGGCGTCCCACTGATCGCCTACCAGCGCGGGACGGAGTGGAACTCGCCGACCGTTCGTTACATCTCGCGGTTCGTGGACGCCTACGTCGCGAACTCGACCGCCACGAAGGGCGTGCTGCTCGGCCTCGGGGTGCCGTCCGAGCGGATCGAGGTGATCTATCCTCCCATCGACGTCGAGCGGTTCCATCCGACGGTCGACGCCGCGCGCCAGCGTCGGGAGTTCGGGCTGGTCCCGGACGATCTCACGTTCGGGATTCCCGGCACCCTGCTCAAGTGGAAGGGCCACGACGTGTTCCTGAAGGCGGCCAAGCTGGTGCTCGAGGCGGTGCCACGGGCGAAGGCATTCGTGATCGGGGAAGTGCCGGACGGCAGCACCGAGTATCGGGACGAGCTGGTGGGACTGGCGCGCGACCTGGGTATCGGCGCCCGAACCGTCTTCACCGGCTTCCGGCGGGACATCCCGGAGCTCATCCAGCTGCTCGACGTCGTCGTGCACGCCTCGGTCAAGCCGGAGCCCTTCGGCCGCGTGATCGCCGAGGGTATGGCGATGGGGAAGCCGGTCGTCGCAGCCATGAACGGCGGACCGCTCGAGATCATCCAAGAGGGGCGGACCGGCTTCCTGGTGCCTCCGGGCGACCCGGAAAAGCTCGCGCATCGTATCATTGAATTGTTGACCGATCGGGCGCGCGCCGAAGCGCTGGGCCGCCGGGCGCGTCAGGACGCGGCGGCCCGCTTCTCGCCAGGGTCCCACGCGCGGCTGGTCGAGCAGGTGTACGAAAACGTCTTGATGGCTCACCGCCATCGCGACAGGCCGGTGAGGGAGAGGGCCACATGGCACGCCGGGAAACGAAGCTAG
- a CDS encoding putative O-glycosylation ligase, exosortase A system-associated, protein MTFRDVILTCLIMGLLPFCLSRPWIGVLTWSWLGYMNPHRMTWGFAYDLPFGMMVMLATVVGLVITRDRKGLPNAIEVYLLLALWGWFLVTTIFAFYPDDAWIQFNKVSKILVGIFLSLFLLQDARKLRALIWVIALSIGFFGVKGGIFSIMTGAQNQVLGPRDSFISGNTEIGLALNMVIPLLVFLQREETKLWRRRLLMAAAILSIIASLGTYSRGALVGLAVVVPLVFLKSRARLILLPLLAVAIFVLPSVMPRQWLERMGTIETYEQDVSANQRLNSWYVARELAKDYPIMGGGFRTFSKDIYEAYMPGYKYAENALDAHSIYFQVLGEHGFTGLALFVALIASTLLSLRRIIWKTRREPSQQWICNCAQMLEVSVLAYAVSGAFLSMSYFDLFYHQVVITVILKTLMKAPAPAPEPSTALEPSGAPALAKA, encoded by the coding sequence GTGACGTTTCGCGACGTAATCCTCACGTGTCTGATCATGGGCTTGCTCCCCTTCTGTCTGAGTCGACCCTGGATCGGAGTTCTCACGTGGTCGTGGCTCGGCTACATGAATCCGCATCGGATGACGTGGGGCTTCGCGTACGACCTGCCGTTCGGCATGATGGTCATGCTGGCGACCGTCGTTGGGCTCGTGATCACGAGGGACAGGAAGGGGCTGCCCAACGCGATCGAGGTGTACCTGCTGCTCGCACTGTGGGGGTGGTTCCTGGTCACCACCATCTTCGCGTTCTATCCGGATGACGCCTGGATCCAGTTCAACAAGGTGTCCAAGATTCTGGTGGGCATCTTTCTCAGCCTCTTTCTCTTGCAGGACGCCCGGAAGCTCCGCGCGCTCATCTGGGTGATCGCGCTCTCCATCGGCTTCTTCGGGGTCAAGGGCGGAATCTTCTCCATCATGACCGGCGCGCAGAACCAGGTGCTGGGGCCCCGCGACTCGTTCATCTCCGGCAATACCGAGATCGGTCTCGCCCTGAACATGGTGATTCCCCTCCTCGTCTTCCTGCAGCGCGAGGAGACCAAGCTCTGGCGTCGTCGCCTGCTGATGGCGGCCGCGATCCTGTCCATCATCGCGAGCCTCGGCACGTATTCCCGGGGGGCCCTCGTCGGACTCGCGGTCGTCGTGCCCCTCGTGTTCCTCAAGAGCCGGGCTCGCCTCATTCTTCTGCCGCTCCTGGCCGTGGCCATCTTCGTCCTGCCCTCCGTGATGCCCAGGCAGTGGCTGGAGCGCATGGGCACGATCGAGACCTATGAACAGGACGTCTCTGCGAATCAGCGCTTGAACTCGTGGTACGTCGCTCGGGAGCTGGCCAAGGACTATCCCATCATGGGAGGCGGCTTCCGGACCTTCTCGAAGGACATCTACGAGGCGTACATGCCGGGCTACAAGTACGCCGAGAACGCCCTCGACGCCCACAGCATCTACTTCCAGGTTCTGGGCGAGCATGGGTTCACCGGCCTCGCGCTCTTCGTGGCGCTCATCGCCTCCACATTGTTGAGCCTCCGGCGGATCATCTGGAAGACTCGGCGGGAGCCCAGTCAGCAGTGGATCTGCAATTGCGCCCAGATGTTGGAAGTCAGCGTCCTCGCCTATGCGGTGAGCGGGGCATTCCTGAGCATGTCGTATTTCGACCTCTTCTATCACCAGGTCGTCATCACCGTGATCCTGAAAACCCTCATGAAGGCTCCCGCACCGGCTCCCGAACCTTCGACCGCTCTGGAGCCGTCGGGCGCGCCGGCCCTCGCGAAAGCATAG